In one window of Thiobacillus sp. DNA:
- a CDS encoding radical SAM/Cys-rich domain protein, whose amino-acid sequence MLDTLPLLIPTDFPPLRRGRLTTLQVNLGYRCNQTCLHCHVNAGPNRTEMMDDALIHLIPQVLAARGLTTLDLTGGAPELHPRFRWLVTEARALGVKVIDRCNLTILSEPGMDDLADFLAAQAVEVVASLPCYLEDNVDTQRGKGVYARSIAGLKRLNALGYGQPGSGLASRSPGNPKNDLAPSVGGSGSFHKPEAQLTVNLVYNPGGTHLPPAQAGLEAAYKRELLERHGIVFNRLLTLANMPILRFGSTLLSKGTFADYMALLKTSHTPANLAGVMCRELVSVDWRGHLYDCDFNQMLGLGIEGLATAGPATLADLLHTDPAGTAIRVAEHCYGCTAGQGSSCGGALEGGECGA is encoded by the coding sequence ATGCTCGACACCCTGCCCCTGCTCATCCCCACTGATTTCCCGCCGCTCAGGCGCGGCCGTCTGACGACGCTGCAGGTCAACCTGGGCTACCGCTGCAACCAGACCTGCCTGCATTGCCACGTCAACGCGGGACCGAACCGCACGGAAATGATGGACGATGCCCTGATCCACCTGATTCCCCAGGTACTGGCTGCGCGTGGGCTCACCACCCTGGACCTCACCGGCGGCGCGCCGGAACTGCATCCGCGCTTCCGCTGGCTGGTGACCGAGGCCCGTGCCCTGGGGGTGAAGGTCATCGACCGCTGCAACCTCACTATCCTGTCCGAGCCGGGCATGGACGACCTGGCGGATTTCCTGGCCGCGCAGGCGGTGGAGGTGGTAGCTTCCCTGCCCTGTTACCTGGAAGACAACGTGGATACCCAGCGCGGCAAGGGGGTATACGCCCGCAGCATTGCCGGGTTAAAGCGTCTCAACGCCCTGGGCTACGGCCAGCCCGGCAGCGGCTTGGCTAGTCGTTCGCCGGGCAACCCCAAGAACGACTTGGCCCCCTCAGTGGGCGGCTCGGGTAGTTTTCACAAGCCGGAGGCACAACTAACCGTTAACCTGGTCTACAACCCCGGCGGCACCCATCTGCCGCCTGCCCAGGCCGGTCTGGAAGCGGCCTACAAGCGGGAATTGCTGGAACGCCACGGCATCGTCTTCAACCGCCTGCTCACCCTCGCCAACATGCCCATCCTGCGCTTCGGCAGCACACTCCTCTCGAAAGGCACATTCGCCGACTACATGGCCCTGCTCAAGACCAGTCACACCCCCGCCAACCTGGCCGGCGTGATGTGCCGGGAACTGGTCAGCGTGGACTGGCGGGGCCACCTGTATGACTGCGACTTCAACCAGATGCTGGGGCTGGGCATTGAGGGCTTGGCAACCGCCGGCCCCGCCACCCTGGCCGACCTGCTGCATACCGACCCGGCCGGCACCGCCATCCGTGTCGCGGAACACTGCTACGGCTGCACCGCCGGCCAGGGCAGCAGTTGCGGCGGAGCGCTGGAAGGCGGGGAGTGCGGCGCGTGA
- a CDS encoding MotA/TolQ/ExbB proton channel family protein, producing the protein MEDLSTAIETLKHGGVIMWPLLLLALAALVVLLDKVLVYRRHAYLPEPLRDLVETYGFDWAELDRQLVALGPQHYFGRFFRVIMDNRDKPTWWVESRAGDEAQQIEKALGRGMWALDTVITAAPLLGLLGTILGMMQSFKLIGPGGLVNPGGVTAGVAEALIATAAGLLIALVALFAFNYLTRLQAQTLDEMERLGTRLLDHIRLDAQEAGVEVARP; encoded by the coding sequence ATGGAAGACTTGAGCACCGCGATCGAAACCCTCAAGCACGGCGGCGTCATCATGTGGCCGCTGTTGCTGCTGGCGCTGGCGGCGCTGGTGGTTCTGCTGGACAAGGTGCTGGTCTATCGCCGCCATGCCTACCTGCCGGAACCGCTGCGCGACCTGGTGGAAACCTACGGCTTCGACTGGGCCGAGCTTGACCGCCAGCTCGTGGCGCTGGGGCCGCAGCATTATTTCGGCCGTTTCTTCCGCGTCATCATGGACAACCGCGACAAGCCGACGTGGTGGGTGGAGTCGCGCGCCGGGGACGAGGCCCAGCAGATCGAAAAGGCGCTGGGGCGCGGCATGTGGGCGCTGGATACGGTGATTACCGCCGCGCCGCTGCTGGGCCTGCTCGGCACCATCCTGGGCATGATGCAGTCGTTCAAGCTCATCGGCCCCGGTGGGCTGGTGAACCCTGGCGGGGTGACGGCGGGCGTGGCCGAGGCGCTCATTGCCACCGCCGCCGGCCTGCTCATCGCCCTGGTGGCGCTGTTCGCCTTCAACTACCTGACCCGTTTGCAGGCGCAGACGCTGGATGAAATGGAGCGGCTGGGCACGCGCCTGCTCGACCACATCCGCCTGGATGCCCAGGAAGCCGGGGTTGAGGTTGCAAGGCCATGA
- a CDS encoding rhodanese-like domain-containing protein: protein MPRILFALMACLALLQLTSPARAEESPVAAAIEEYMDFTEYGSSIIWPEQIPESEWKKIQVIDARSADQYEKFHIPGAINIDWRKIPGQRHDIPKDRMVLIYCNTGSLSAQSVFAMRLLGWDNVKVLQDGIEGWKRKGGFKANELASKPAGH, encoded by the coding sequence ATGCCCCGCATTTTGTTCGCCTTGATGGCTTGTCTGGCCCTGCTTCAGCTGACTTCGCCTGCCCGCGCCGAGGAATCACCCGTCGCTGCGGCCATCGAGGAATACATGGACTTCACCGAGTACGGCAGCAGCATCATCTGGCCGGAACAGATCCCCGAGTCGGAGTGGAAAAAAATCCAGGTGATTGACGCACGCAGTGCCGATCAATATGAAAAATTCCACATCCCGGGTGCCATCAACATCGACTGGCGCAAGATTCCCGGCCAGCGTCACGACATCCCCAAGGACCGCATGGTGTTGATCTACTGCAATACCGGTTCGCTCTCGGCGCAATCGGTCTTCGCCATGCGCCTGCTGGGTTGGGACAACGTCAAGGTGCTGCAGGATGGCATCGAAGGCTGGAAGCGGAAGGGCGGCTTCAAGGCCAATGAACTGGCCAGCAAGCCAGCCGGGCACTGA
- a CDS encoding TIGR04283 family arsenosugar biosynthesis glycosyltransferase — translation MRLSIILPTLNEAQGIAAALAPLQALRRAGHEVIVADGGSADGTPSLATPLADRVIAAPRGRARQMNAGAVVATGDTLLFLHADTHLPEGAAERIAGALADHTWGRFDVTITGRPALLAVVATLMNLRSRLTGIATGDQALFVTRAAFEAVGGYPDQPLMEDIELSKRLKRLGPPACLRERATTSGRRWERHGVWRTILLMWRL, via the coding sequence ATGCGCCTGTCCATCATCCTGCCCACCCTGAACGAAGCCCAGGGCATCGCCGCCGCCCTGGCGCCCCTGCAAGCCTTGCGCCGGGCGGGCCACGAGGTGATCGTGGCCGACGGCGGCAGCGCCGACGGCACACCTTCCCTGGCCACGCCCCTGGCGGACCGGGTGATCGCCGCGCCCCGGGGCCGGGCCCGGCAGATGAACGCAGGGGCGGTGGTGGCGACCGGCGATACGCTGCTCTTCCTGCACGCCGACACCCACCTGCCCGAGGGCGCGGCGGAGCGCATCGCCGGGGCCCTGGCCGACCACACCTGGGGCCGTTTCGACGTCACCATCACGGGCCGGCCCGCCCTGCTGGCCGTGGTGGCGACCCTGATGAACCTGCGTTCCCGCCTCACCGGCATCGCCACCGGCGACCAGGCCCTCTTCGTCACCCGCGCCGCCTTCGAGGCCGTGGGCGGCTACCCGGACCAGCCGCTGATGGAGGACATCGAACTGTCGAAACGCCTCAAGCGCCTCGGCCCGCCGGCCTGCCTGCGTGAACGGGCGACCACCTCCGGCCGACGCTGGGAGCGCCACGGTGTCTGGCGCACCATCCTGCTCATGTGGCGCCTG
- a CDS encoding FAD-dependent oxidoreductase, protein MLRLHRRPGQQLRRSAGRRGVRRVNTFRKPRRFDRNLIVIGAGAGGLVTAYIAAAVKAKVTLIEGQRMGGDCLNTGCVPSKALIRAARMLADLRRAGEFGIHTEPPRVDFAAVMTRVRGVISQVEPHDSVERYTALGVEVIQGHARLTSPWTVEIDSNGEKRALSARAIVLATGAAPVIPAIPGIENVRHVTSDTVWSLDVLPERLAVLGGGPIGCELAQAFAGLGSRVTLVARSALLGREDAEVVARVEQGLAGDGVRLLKGADPLRCEVVDGKQHLVVGGKEGEEAIPFDVLLCATGRKARVEGFGLEELGIPLTRSGTIEVNETLQTRHPSVYACGDAAGPYQFTHAAAHQAWYAAVNALFSGMLGPIGRFKVDYRVMPRVTFTRPEVARVGLNATEAKARGIAHEITRYDLADLDRAITDGAAHGFVQVITPPGRDRILGVTIVGEHAGELLAEFTLAMKHGLGLNKIMGTVHPYPTWSEAAKYAAGEWKRAHAPRGLLAWLERFHAWRRG, encoded by the coding sequence CTGCTACGGCTGCACCGCCGGCCAGGGCAGCAGTTGCGGCGGAGCGCTGGAAGGCGGGGAGTGCGGCGCGTGAATACCTTCCGGAAACCCCGCCGCTTCGACCGCAACCTGATCGTCATCGGCGCTGGGGCTGGCGGCCTGGTGACGGCCTACATCGCCGCCGCCGTGAAGGCGAAGGTGACCCTGATCGAAGGCCAGCGCATGGGCGGCGACTGCCTCAACACCGGCTGCGTGCCCTCCAAGGCCCTGATCCGCGCCGCCCGCATGCTGGCGGACCTGCGCCGGGCGGGGGAATTTGGCATTCATACAGAGCCGCCACGGGTGGATTTCGCCGCTGTCATGACGCGGGTGCGGGGGGTGATCAGCCAGGTGGAGCCCCACGATTCGGTGGAACGCTACACCGCCCTGGGCGTAGAGGTGATCCAGGGCCACGCCCGGCTGACCTCCCCCTGGACGGTGGAGATCGACAGCAATGGGGAAAAACGCGCCCTCTCCGCCCGCGCCATCGTCCTGGCCACCGGCGCCGCGCCAGTGATTCCGGCTATTCCCGGCATCGAAAACGTGCGCCACGTCACCTCGGACACGGTCTGGTCCCTGGACGTCCTGCCCGAGCGCCTGGCGGTGCTGGGCGGCGGCCCCATCGGCTGCGAGCTGGCCCAGGCCTTCGCGGGGCTGGGCAGCCGGGTCACCCTGGTGGCCCGTTCCGCCCTGCTGGGCAGGGAAGACGCCGAGGTCGTCGCCCGGGTGGAACAGGGCCTGGCCGGCGACGGCGTGCGCCTGCTCAAGGGGGCCGATCCCCTGCGCTGCGAGGTGGTGGACGGGAAGCAGCACCTGGTGGTGGGTGGCAAGGAGGGCGAGGAGGCGATCCCCTTCGACGTCCTGCTCTGCGCCACCGGCCGCAAGGCCCGGGTGGAAGGCTTCGGCCTGGAGGAACTGGGTATTCCCCTCACCCGCTCCGGCACCATCGAGGTGAACGAAACCCTGCAAACCCGCCACCCCAGCGTCTACGCCTGCGGCGACGCCGCCGGCCCTTACCAGTTCACCCACGCCGCCGCCCATCAGGCCTGGTACGCGGCGGTCAACGCCCTGTTCTCCGGAATGCTCGGCCCCATCGGGCGTTTCAAGGTGGATTACCGGGTCATGCCCCGGGTCACCTTCACCCGCCCCGAGGTGGCGCGGGTGGGCCTCAACGCAACCGAGGCGAAGGCCCGGGGCATTGCCCATGAAATCACCCGCTACGACCTGGCCGACCTGGACCGGGCCATCACCGACGGCGCCGCCCACGGCTTCGTCCAGGTCATCACCCCCCCCGGCCGGGACCGCATCCTGGGCGTCACCATCGTCGGCGAGCACGCCGGCGAGCTGCTGGCGGAATTCACCCTGGCCATGAAGCACGGCCTGGGTCTCAACAAGATTATGGGCACCGTCCACCCCTATCCCACCTGGAGCGAAGCGGCCAAGTACGCCGCCGGGGAATGGAAACGCGCCCACGCCCCCCGGGGTTTGCTGGCCTGGCTGGAACGCTTCCACGCCTGGCGGCGGGGATAA
- a CDS encoding RND transporter encodes MRFIDDIPLPLLIAVALLMLGAPFAPEPHLVEKARMLAAGTLTRPIDIFDVFWHLLPAALLAVRLARMRGRTPPR; translated from the coding sequence ATGCGATTCATCGACGACATCCCTCTGCCCCTGCTGATCGCCGTGGCGCTGCTCATGCTGGGCGCCCCCTTCGCGCCCGAGCCCCACCTGGTGGAAAAGGCCCGCATGCTGGCCGCGGGCACCCTCACCCGACCCATCGACATCTTCGACGTGTTCTGGCACCTGCTGCCGGCGGCGCTGCTGGCGGTGCGGCTGGCGAGGATGCGTGGCCGCACACCGCCACGCTGA